In the genome of Acidobacteriota bacterium, the window AATAAAACTTGGCCTTAGGTTCCGCGGCCCTGAAGTAGATGACGGCTCTATGGATGTAGAGGATGCCATCTCAGCGCTTCAAGGTCTTTCCAATGCATATTCACTTCTTACTGCCGAGCTGGGCCCATATTACAAGTCTCACCTGAAAGTCTCCGAGGTAAAAAAGAATCGACGGAACTAACTGTTCTGGCGTGGATATTTTTTAGCCAATCACCGAATCCACTACAGTCTTTGGAAATGGCGAAGGATTCTGTCAAATGGGTACTTGGAAGTATTGTAAAAATCATTCAAGCGAAGAAGCACATTAAGAATCATCCCTACGAAGTCGCTGTTAAAGGCAATAACAATAATGTGGTAATCATCAACGGCGAGGGAAATAACTTGGAATTCCCACACGAATTAGTCCCCCTGCTACGAACGAAGAAGCTTGACTCTGAATTGCATAAGATTGCCAAGCCGTTGGCACAGGGCAGGATTGATAGTGTGGAATTGCGTTCGGGAGATTTGACAGAGTCCATTGAAGCCAGCATCTCCGTCGGGGAACGTGAGTATTTCAGCGTTGAGGAAGTTGCCACAATTATCACCAAGGAAAGTACATTGGATGGTTTTTTGGAGTCGATAAACAAGGAAACTCGAAGAGGAACATTTCACTTACGTAATGGCAGGGGCATCCCCTACCATTACAAAGGAGAGAATCCTACAAGTTTCTTCCTGGATTTTGGATACGCGGGCCTCGTTCGGGTTTCATGCATGGCCTCCTTCGACTCGGACCTTCAGCCAATAAAGCTTGATATATTCTCTGTTGATAAATTGCAGAGACCAATGCTTTACGAGCCGCTGGACGAAGATTAATTTTAGGCCATGAGTTAGTATCGCTCACAGCAGGTGCTAGTTAGAATTACCCTCCAAGCTCCGACAAGCACCTAAGAAGTTTGAGCAGCCACCAGCGCCAGATGCGCCGCGCCGAACAACCCTGCTTCACCGCGCAACTGGGATTGCACCACGCGTGTGCCGCCTTCGGCGTAGATGTAGGAGCTTCGCTGCAACTGCTTGAACATAGCTGGCGCGTAGGCGTCCCACGCTTCGGCCACGCCGCCGCCAAGCACATAAAGCGGCAAGTTCAGAGTATTCACCAGACCCGCGAGTGCAATGCCGAGGTATTTCCCCACGGATGCGTAGATTCGTCGCGCAACGTCGTCGCCTTCCTGCGCGCAGCGGAAAACCAGCGCGGCTGTCAGCGGCTCGCCCGAGACAACCGCCTTGGACAGCAACGAGTCGGACGAGGACTGAATAGCCGCGCGCGCCTTGCGAACAATCGCGGTTGCGGAGGCCTTGGTCTCCAGGCACCCAGTGCTGACGCAGCCGCACTGAGAACCACTCTCACTGACCATGACGTGGCCCACCTCACCGGCCATGCCGAGGAACCCATGCCAGATTTTCCCGTCGAGGATCAGCCCGCCGCCGACGCCGGTGCCCAGCGTGATCAGGCACATGCTATCAACATCACGACCGGCACCCAGCCATTTCTCTCCGAGCGCGGCGAGGTTCGCGTCGTTATCCAAATGAACGCGTGCGCCCAGCCGCCGCTCCAATTCGTCGCGTACGGGAAAGTTTTCCCAGCCCGGCAAATTGGGCGACCGCCGGAGCTGCCCCGTTTCGCGATGAATGATGCCCGGCACGCCCGCGCCGATGCCCGCCAGCGTGGCCTCCGGATTGCCAGATGCCCCGTGTTTGGCAATCAACACCTGCGCCGACTCGCATAATTGTTCGATCACTCGGTCGCGTCCCGCCAGCGTCTTGACGGGGGATGAAAGGCGCTCCAGCACACGGCCCGATTCATCCACTGCCGCGACGCGCAGACTCGTCCCGCCTAGATCCACTCCAATAGCAAATCGCATCAACCCTTTCCCTTCCCGCGCGCCCTGGGCATTCTCCCCGGCTGGCAATGAGGACAGAAGTGCGTGCTGCGCCCGGCCACGATGATGCGGCGGATCGCGGTCTTGCACTGCTGGCATGGCTCTCCGGTGCGCTGGTACACACGATGATGCATCTGGAACCAGCCCTGCCTTCCCTGCCCGTCCACGTAGTCGGAGATGGACGACCCGCCGGCTGAGATCGCCTCTTGCAGAACAGCGCGGATCGACAAGCGTAGCGCGCTGGCTTGTTGAGTGCGGATTCGCGCCGCGATCTTCGCCGGATAAATTCCAGCGCGAAA includes:
- a CDS encoding ROK family protein gives rise to the protein MMRFAIGVDLGGTSLRVAAVDESGRVLERLSSPVKTLAGRDRVIEQLCESAQVLIAKHGASGNPEATLAGIGAGVPGIIHRETGQLRRSPNLPGWENFPVRDELERRLGARVHLDNDANLAALGEKWLGAGRDVDSMCLITLGTGVGGGLILDGKIWHGFLGMAGEVGHVMVSESGSQCGCVSTGCLETKASATAIVRKARAAIQSSSDSLLSKAVVSGEPLTAALVFRCAQEGDDVARRIYASVGKYLGIALAGLVNTLNLPLYVLGGGVAEAWDAYAPAMFKQLQRSSYIYAEGGTRVVQSQLRGEAGLFGAAHLALVAAQTS